GTGCTCTTGCCCGATCCGGAGCGGCCCAGCATCGCGACGAATTCACCGTCGGCGATGTCGAGGTCCAAGCCGTCGAGCACCTGCTGCTCACCGAACGCGCGTCGCAGCCCCCGGACACTGACCACCGGAGAAGTCATGCCCGGCCCTCGAATCCGTCGAAGCCGTTGCGCCACGACAACAGCAGGCGTTCCAGAACCAGCACCAGCGAGTAGGACAGCAGACCGGCGATTGCGTAGATCACGATCACCAGCAGCGACACGTCGAACTGCAGGTTGGTCTGGGCGCGCGACATCAGGTAGCCGATGCCTTCGGTGGTGTTGATCATCTCCGCGAAGATCAGGCTCAACCACGCACTGGAGAGGCCCAGTCGAAGGCCGATCAGGAAGTTCGGCATTGCGCCCGGCAGGATCACCTGAGTGATCAGGGTCGACCGGCGGGCCTCGAGGGTCTGGGCCATTTCGACGAGTTGCTGGTCGACACCACGGATTCCGGAGTAGGTGTTGATGTAGATCGCGATCGCGACACCCATCGTGATGAGCACGATCTTGGGGCCCTCACCGATGCCCATCCAGATGATCAGCAGCGGCGTGAGTGCGAAATTCGGTACGGCCTTGAGGATCTGCATGGTCCAGTCGAGCAGATCCTCGCCGGTACGGGTCAGGCCCGCGAGCACCGCCAGCAGGACACCGATCAGGATGCCCAGCACCGAACCGGTGATGACCCGGGTTGCCGACGCGCCGACGTGGACGGCGAGTTGGCCGTCATTCAGCAGGCGCCACGCAGTG
The DNA window shown above is from Mycolicibacterium confluentis and carries:
- a CDS encoding ABC transporter permease, producing the protein MTAVDAAVRLDTPAPTPELIDVVAGHRRRRSLWARIPRPVRRMVSPVLILAVWAIGSSTELLNPDLFPSPAHVAGTAWRLLNDGQLAVHVGASATRVITGSVLGILIGVLLAVLAGLTRTGEDLLDWTMQILKAVPNFALTPLLIIWMGIGEGPKIVLITMGVAIAIYINTYSGIRGVDQQLVEMAQTLEARRSTLITQVILPGAMPNFLIGLRLGLSSAWLSLIFAEMINTTEGIGYLMSRAQTNLQFDVSLLVIVIYAIAGLLSYSLVLVLERLLLSWRNGFDGFEGRA